A window of the Cryptococcus neoformans var. neoformans B-3501A chromosome 9, whole genome shotgun sequence genome harbors these coding sequences:
- a CDS encoding hypothetical protein (Match to ESTs gb|CF184993.1|CF184993, gb|CF184806.1|CF184806, gb|CF184805.1|CF184805; Similar to gi|40738836|gb|EAA58026.1| hypothetical protein AN6051.2 [Aspergillus nidulans FGSC A4], FASTA scores: opt: 1164, E(): 1e-68, (46.851% identity (72.544% similar) in 397 aa overlap (46-431:17-408)); HMMPfam hit to PhyH, Phytanoyl-CoA dioxygenase (PhyH), score: 55.9, E(): 1.1e-13) encodes MRAHLQRLVSRRPTLSRPWTLSRSLTGFPPAVGPSPQAAVRVQSRSRLMDPFSPEELNRFTQICGQVTEQSDYPLSSEIAHNAVVYSGDQLRKFITNGSQSRDDIMAEIHKCLATGPGVLVIRKFVKDTDLIQRTNSVLSKIIEREREGAKGDHFSAAGNNDRIWNSFQKHAIADPRSFVEYYSNVLLDMVSEAWLGPGYQLTAQVNVVRPGGKAQEPHRDYHLGFQSERTASRFPIVSQIASAMLTLQGAVAHTPMPLASGPTQLLPFSQQFDHGYIAYRQPEFVDFFHKHMVQTALDIGDAVFFNPALFHAAGDNKTKDLHRIGNLLQVSACWSKPMETVDRNAIIRATWSDVKDYIANTQGGIDSPSSQALLKAICDAYSFPTNLDKDPPPADSHCPETQLDRVTRGVAEKWSDDSLNQALDELAAKRAA; translated from the exons ATGAGGGCACACTTACAAAGGCTCGTTTCGAGAAGGCCAACGCTATCTAGACCATGGACGCTGTCCAGGTCACTGACGGGTTTCCCGCCTGCCGTCGGCCCATCTCCACAGGCGGCAGTACGGGTCCAGTCTAGGAGCAGGCTAATGGACCCATTCTCGCCGGAGGAACTGAATCGGTTCACCCAGATAT GTGGTCAGGTAACTGAACAATCCGACTATCCTTTGTCCAGCGAGATCGCCCACAACGCCGTGGTGTACTCCGGTGATCAACTTCGAAAATTCATTACCAATGGCAGTCAGTCGAGAGACGACATCATGGCGGAGATACATAAATGTTTGGCGACCGGACCCGGTGTTCTAGTGATACGGAAATTCGTGAAAGACACCGATCTCATACAAAGAACGAACAGTGTGTTGAGCAAGATCATCGAGCGGGAGCGCGAGGGAGCAAAAGGGGATCACTTTTCCGCAGCGGGGAACAATGACCGAATTTGGAATTCCTTCCAAAAGCACGCAATCGCAGATCCAAGGAGTTTTGTAGAGTATTACTCGAATGTACTCTT AGATATGGTTTCGGAGGCATGGCTTGGTCCCGGGTACCAACTCACTGCGCAAGTCAACGTCGTACGTCCTGGGGGTAAAGCACAGGAGCCGCACCGAGACTATC ACCTCGGGTTTCAATCCGAACGAACGGCTTCCAGGTTTCCTATTGTCTCCCAGATTGCCTCAGCAATGCTCACATTGCAGGGGGCCGTGGCCCACACACCAATGCCTCTGGCTTCTGGCCCCACACAGCTCCTACCATTCTCTCAGCAATTTGATCATGGCTATATAGCCTACCGCCAACCCGAATTTGTCGACTTTTTCCACAAGCATATGGTGCAGACCGCGCTCGACATTGGTGATGCCGTATTTTTCAATCCGGCGCTCTTCCATGCCGCAGGGGATAACAAAACGAAAGATCTGCACAGAATAGGTAATTTGTTGCAAGTCTCGGCCTGTTGGTCGAAACCCATGGAAACAGTTGATCGCAATGCCATCATCCGCGCCACGTGGTCAGATGTCAAAGACTATATCGCCAACACACAAGGCGGTATCGattctccatcttcgcAGGCATTACTGAAAGCCATCTGCGACGCGTACTCATTCCCCACCAATTTGGACAAGGATCCTCCCCCGGCCGATAGT CACTGTCCCGAGACCCAGCTCGATCGAGTTACGCGAGGCGTTGCCGAGAAGTGGTCCGACGACAGCTTGAATCAAGCTCTGGACGAATTGGCGGCCAAGCGTGCGGCTTAG
- a CDS encoding hypothetical protein (Match to ESTs gb|CF184130.1|CF184130, gb|CF184006.1|CF184006, gb|CF183852.1|CF183852) — protein sequence MTPVQVTAERLATIPIGNCIQCLGSHPNHTLERKFEALQKGGWKHTEFSFAEYFKWVRQKEPNSVPNVDPETYGDAEAEAGEEEAWEALYRHAPEAKALATKHGVKMWSLQCLGQVDSWPAGSKREIRGREKAVHWLELCSRLGLEFCQIGVNDQYDAVAPFEKTVQDLVWIADQAAARGVKVAYESWNFAPKNNQWEATWAIVQAANHPSLGLCIDTAQCALAPAYGFDPTSGRGFTPVAVQALLERLASVPGDKIFFVEISDVLAPQPALLCGSPFDQWHLDQGPGYRTGFTWCRCARVIPHIGRGTGKLVQGEKGLGAGRTAEIVKAILSTGFNGPMFYECFEVAEQEKPDLSIPDELVQASVLSWERMSKAILS from the exons ATGACACCGGTACAAGTCACCGCCGAACGACTGGCGACGATTCCGATCGGGAACTGCATCCAGTGTCTTGGATCACACCCAAATCATACGCTTGAACGCAAGTTCGAAGCTCTGCagaaaggaggatggaagcATACCGAGTTCTCGTTTGCGGAATACTTCAAATGGGTCAGGCAGAAGGAGCCTAACTCCGT GCCCAACGTCGATCCCGAAACCTATGGAGACGCCGAGGCcgaagctggggaagaagaggcgtGGGAGGCGCTTTATCGGCACGCACCCGAGGCCAAGGCTTTGGCCACCAAGCACGGGGTGAAAATGTGGTCCTTGCAATGCCTTGGACAAGTTGACAGCTGGCCAGCGGGGAGCAAGAGGGAGATCCGAGGGCGGGAGAAAGCTGTTCACTGGCTGGAATTGTGTTCCCGCTTAGGCCTCGAGTTCTGCCAG ATCGGTGTGAACGATCAATACGATGCAGTCGCGCCTTTCGAGAAGACCGTGCAGGATCTAGTTTGGATTGCCGACCAAGCGGCAGCACGGGGTGTCAAAGTCGCCTACGAATCCTGGAATTTTGCGCCGAAGAATAACCAGTGGGAGGCAACATGGGCAATTGTGCAGGCGGCG AACCATCCCAGCCTCGGTTTGTGTATCGACACTGCTCAATGTGCGTTGGCGCCCGCTTACGGCTTCGACCCTACTTCTGGACGTGGATTCACCCCGGTGGCAGTGCAAGCATTACTTGAGCGTCTTGCTTCAGTGCCCGGTGACAAGATCTTTTTTGTGGAAATCTCAGACGTCCTCGCGCCCCAACCTGCTCTTCTCTGCGGTAGCCCCTTCGATCAGTGGCATCTCGACCAAGGGCCCGGTTACCGAACCGGATTCACGTGGTGTCGATGTGCAAGGGTCATCCCCCACATTGGGAGGGGAACGGGCAAACTAGTGCAGGGTGAAAAGGGTCTCGGAGCCGGTAGGACTGCCGAGATTGTCAAAGCCATTCTAAGCACAGGTTTCAACG GCCCGATGTTCTACGAGTGTTTCGAGGTGGCGGAGCAGGAAAAGCCTGACCTTTCAATCCCTGACGAACTTGTACAAGCTTCAGTCTTGTCATGGGAGCGCATGAGCAAGGCGATTCTCAGTTGA
- a CDS encoding hypothetical protein (Similar to gi|46096275|gb|EAK81508.1| hypothetical protein UM00123.1 [Ustilago maydis 521], FASTA scores: opt: 1516, E(): 3e-91, (47.080% identity (75.365% similar) in 548 aa overlap (11-536:18-561)); HMMPfam hit to Cyt-b5, Cytochrome b5-like Heme/Steroid binding domain, score: 81.3, E(): 2.5e-21; HMMPfam hit to FMN_dh, FMN-dependent dehydrogenase, score: 414.3, E(): 1.4e-121) has protein sequence MQSGLHAFRRTLLRSLRPSHKAYSTHAHAKRSWVLAGTTAVAVSGLTLVFSAGFGNLTLLEDETRNPDQPKRTVLAGGQELISYDEVQKHATRDDCWVIIDGMVYDVTEFLSQHPGGAEVILRNAGKDATRIFKPLHPPDALDILDESQRLGPIDPLSVPELEEVETEEDKRIKEARKSLPPVDTMLLLQDFEDWGQQVLSGTAWAYYRSAADSENTFHENTDAFRRYWLRPRILRKVAQGDTKTSFLGIDTETPIFISPAAMAKLGHPLGEVNLTRGAGRAGIVQAISANASCGLDEIMEAREEGQKVIYQIYLNKDRKASEVLLQKVEKLKPAAVMFTVDVPWQSKRTMDTRAKNTVNPPIQDTAGSEKKSRAPLGVSEAIGGYQDRDLSWEDIAFIRKYISVPIIVKGVQSVEDIELCVKAGAEGVLISNHGGRSCDYAPAPIDILYELRCHRPELFNQIDVLIDGGVRTGADVVKALALGAKAVGVGRPFLYANGTHGQEGVERVCEILQEEITNTMRNAGATKVSELVPEMCGLAGPWVGGNRPPYAPKI, from the exons ATGCAATCTGGACTGCATGCTTTCCGCCGCACCCTTCTCCGCTCTTTGCGACCCTCTCACAAAGCGTATAGCACCCATGCACATGCAAAACGGTCTTGGGTCCTGGCAGGAACGACAGCTGTGGCGGTGTCCGGCCTT ACGCTTGTTTTCTCTGCAGGATTCGGAAATCTGACATTACTGGAGGATGAGACGCGCAACCCCGATCAGCCGAAAAGGACTGTGCTGGCGGGCGGCCAGGAGCTCATATCGTACGATGAGGTACAGAAACACGCGACAAGGGACGACTGCTGGGTGATCATCGAC GGTATGGTGTATGATGTGACCGAATTCCTCAGCCAGCACCCTGGCGGGGCAGAGGTTATCCTGCGAAATGCTGGGAAAGACGCAAC ACGCATTTTTAAGCCGCTACACCCTCCCGATGCCCTTGACATCCTTGACGAGTCTCAGCGCCTTGGTCCTATTGATCCATTAAGCGTCCCTGagttggaggaggttgagacggaggaggacaagCGCATAAAGGAAGCTCGGAAGTCCCTTCCTCCGGTAGATACCATGCTATTACTGCAAGACTTTGAGGACTGGGGGCAACAGGTTCTATCGGGGACTGCCTGGGCGTATTACCGTAGCGCTG CGGACTCTGAAAACA CATTCCACGAAAATACGGATGCTTTCAGGCGCTACTGGCTTCGACCACGCATCCTGCGCAAAGTCGCTCAAGGTGATACCAAAACTTCTTTCCTCGGCATAGACACGGAAACGCCAATATTCATCTCCCCGGCCGCCATGGCCAAACTGGGTCACCCACTTGGAGAAGTGAACCTTACACGCGGCGCTGGAAGAGCGGGAATTGTCCAGGCCATCTCGGCGAACGCAAGCTGTGGTTTGGACGAGATCATGGAAgcgagggaggaaggacaGAAGGTCATCTATCAG ATTTATCTCAATAAAGATCGCAAAGCGTCTGAGGTTCTTCTCCAAAAAGTGGAAAAGCTGAAGCCCGCGGCAGTCATGTTTACCGTGGACGTGCCTTGGCAGAGCAAACGAACCATGGATACGCGGGCAAAGAATACGGTCAAT CCCCCCATACAGGATACAGCGGGTAGTGAAAAGAAGTCCAGAGCACCGCTGGGCGTGAGTGAAGCAATTGGAGGATATCAAGATCGGGACCTGTCGTGGGAGGACATCGCCTTCATCAGG AAATACATTAGTGTTCCCATTATCGTCAAGGGGGTTCAAAGCGTCGAAGACATTGAGTTGTGCGTCAAGGCCGGTGCTGAAGGGGTCTTGATT TCAAATCACGGAGGGAGATCGTGTGACTA TGCACCAGCGCCCATCGATATATTATACGAATTGCGATGTCATCGTCCAGAACTGTTCAACCAGATAGACGTGTTAATTGACGGCGGCGTCCGTACTGGTGCAGACGTCGTGAAGGCCCTTGCGCTCGGGGCGAAAGCCGTAGGAGTTGGTCGCCCTTTCCTGTACGCCAACGGTACTCATGGGCAAGAAGGTGTTGAACGAGTCTGCGAGA TCTtgcaagaagagatcaCCAATACTATGCGAAATGCGGGAGCGACAAAAGTATCGGAGCTCGTGCCGGAAATGTGTGGACTGGCTGGTCCATGGGTGGGTGGCAATCGCCCCCCGTACGCACCCAAAATTTAA